The DNA sequence aatctaaatggtgcaatgtatgctgatttcctacgtaatgttctaccgactttactgcaagatgtttcactgcatgacagaatggcgatgtacttccagcatgatggatgtccggcacatagctcgcgtgcggttgaagcggtattgaatagcacatttcatgacaggtggattggtcgtcgaagcaccataccatggcccgcacgttcaccggatctgacgtccccggatttctttctgtggggaaagttgaaggatatttgctatcgtgatccaccgacaacgcctgacaacatgcgtcagcgcattgtcaatgcatgtgcgaacagtacggaaggcgaactactcgttgttgagaggaatgtcgttacacgtattgccaaatgcattgaggttgacagacatcattttgagcatttactgcattaatgtggaatttacattggaacaagcgaaataaaatgttcaaacgtacccacgttctgtattttaatttaaaaaacctacctgttaccaactgttcctctaaaattgtgagccatatgtttgtgactattacagcgccatctatcacaaagcgaaaaatgtggtccaactaaaagattcatatttttttacgtactacacgaatatgtaataaaaaatggggattcctatttttaaaaaacgcagttgatatccgtttaacctatagcagcgccatttagcgggccaaacatagcgccatctggttgtccccttcaagctagacaagtttcgtactttgtagttttttcgcttgacgcttatttcgcgagatatttggcccggtcacgatcaatggaccaccctgtataatcagcgcttcctcgagttctctttgtAGGTCGCAGCTTTACCTCGGAGGATATCTCTcgcagtcagagacgaaacgtcaTGAGAGCGTTTTATGCATCAccatggcctatcagcccggaGGTTGTGAGTGGAAACAGCTGTGATGCCCCGTCAAGAGATACGTGTGTCCACAGGAGAAGTTAGGAGACACTTCTTCCGTAAATACAAGAAAGTCCCTCAACGGCAAAGTTCTGACCGTCCGAGGAGACATGCGACACAAAAtccacacgcacagcgaagtcacAAAACTGGTATTGTACGGCGTCTTCCGAACAACACGATGTAGcctgaagccgtcggcacacggaccgtgcatcagaACGTTGAGCGGTGATCGTGCCgattttctgacgtcatagcgtggaaaagaccgttcgggagtctttccgaacgtgcagagcaatatctgacatgtcagatattctgagcgtgcgtctgagcgttgaccaatgagatggcacaacgccaactacgtcacacgcacgccgtctctctTCATTACAGACTTATGAGGCGCCatatggcattcatttcaagcctatatgtatacagggtggtccattgatagcgaccgggccaagtatctcacgaaataagcatcaaacgaaaaaactacaaagaacgaaactcgtctagctcgaagggggaaaccagatggcgctatggttggcccgctacatggcgctgccataggtcgaacggatatcaactgcgttttttttaaacagaaacccccactttttattacatagtcgtgtagtacgtaaagaaatattaatggaccaccctgtacatgccatttctgagcaccagcaaattgagaatcactggaaaacccgtttttAATTGTGTGATTcgctccaataaaataatgagatacATCATATTCggggcaaaagaattattgtaacttgcgtattataagAGTGTGCTatctgaaggcagcgacacactgaagatacaCCTAAAACACatagttcttggtacaatttgttaaaaTCAAATTTCAATTAGTAGCATATCTACGAGTAAGGTTTTCAGCAAGGAGTAGGATAATATGATTAAGACAAAGTGTGTGCTATTGGTTTAGCGTAATGGGTAGCACCACTGTTGGGAATTCATATATTTGTTGGGGCGGTGCTTCGCTTATTGACACCTCCAAATTTTTTTTCCaagcattcgcgtttttattaggttctgatacattattattagtttaatataagtatatactacaatatttgatgttatgtaaatataagtataTCTTttcttgaggggtgactttgttcaatTGGCATAATCtccaggacagcttgcgctacttgtataaagataccagaatgagattttcactctgcagcggagtgtgcgctgatatgaaacttccaggcagattaaaactgtttgcccgaccgagactcgaactcgggacctttgcctttcgcgggcaagtgctctaccaactgagctaccgaagcacgacccacacccggtactcacagctttacttctgccagtacctcgtctcctaccttccaaactttacagaagctctcctgcgaaccttgcagaactagcactcctgaaagaaaggatactgcggagacatggcttagccacagcctgggggaggtatccagaatgagattttcactctgcagcggagtgtgcgctgatatgaaacttcctggcagattaaaactgtgtgcccgaccgagattcgaactcggctaagccatatctccgcaatatcctttcttccaggagtgctagttctgcaaggttcgcaggagagcttctgtaaagtttggaaggtaggagacgaggtactggcagaagtaaagctgtgagtaccggccgtgagtcgtgcttcggtagcacacagttttaatctgccaggaagttgtatAAAGAtaatttgctcctttttcttttgtgCTTCGTAATtcgcatgttgcaaagattctgctactgggtaggaacagtgatcaagtaagactgaccttggggttttacaaaaatgtgggaatgatgaaataatgtttatcttacgcggagaagtattccaaatttgtaccgcagtgTTTTTAGTGGAACTTTTATAAGcttgtgtccttattgactggacatggtactttccttttcgtggactatggaggaaatgtgcgttttaatagagctaacgtgggaattttattcgcgcccgttgagtaaacagtgtgatttacgaaatagaaacatcccgcaactccAGCTGGAGATCGTTGCGATCgctataccacgttggggcccacgtaccgtatgcacaagtcgcatcgttcctgagcgttcagcagcacgttcaacttggcacgctcaatgttaacgttcgacagcacggtccgtgtgccgacagcttaacgGTCAGCTCTGGCGCACACTGAGGCAGACTGACAACAACACAGTAGGCGGCCAACACAGTAGGCGGGCGCCGTTGTCGGGCCAACAGCGTCTTTGTCTCTACCGGATATTACACTACTcgctattaaaattgctataccaagaagaaattcagatgataaacgggtatatattgcacaaatatattatactacaactaacgtgtgattacattttgacgcaatttgggtgcatagatcctgagaaatcagtacgcagaacaaccacctctggccgtaataacggctttgatacgcctgggcattgagtcaaacagagctcggatggcgtgtacaggtacagctgcccacgcagcttcaacacgataccacagttcatcaagagtagtgactggtgtattgtgacgaaccagatgctcggccaccattgaccagacgttttcaattattgagagatatggagaatgtgctggccagggcagcagccgaacattttctgtacgcagaaaggcccgtacaggacgtgcaacatgcggtcgcgcattatcctcctgaaacgtagggtttcgcagggatcgaatgaagggtagagccacgtgtcgtaccacatctgaaatgtagcgtccactgttcaaagtgcccccaatgcgaacaacaggtgaccgaaacgtgtaaccaatggcaccccataccatcacgccgggtgataacgccagtacggcgatgacgaatacacgcttccgatgtgcgttcaccgcgataccgccaaccggtgtggccgtgcggttctaggcgctaaagtctggaaccgagcaaccgctacggtcgcatgttcgaatcctgtctcgggcatggatgtgtgtgatgtccttaggttagttaggtttaattagttctatgttctaggcgactgatggcctcagaagttaagtcgcatagtgctcagagccaattgaaccatctgatgccgccaaacacggatgcgaccatcatgatgctgtaaacagaacctgcagtcatccgaaaaagtgacgttttgccattcttgcactcaggttcgtcgttgagtacaccatcgcaggcgctcctgtctgtgatgcagcatcaagggtaacggcagccatggtctccgagctgatagtccatgctgctgcaaacgtcgttgaactgttggtgcagatggttgtcgccttgcaaacgtccccatctgttgactcagggatcgagacgtggctgcacgatccgttgtagccatgcggataagatgcctgtcatctcgactgctagtcatacgaggccgttgggtccagcacggcgttccgtattaccctcatgaacccaccaattccatattctgctaacagtcattggatctcgaccaacgcgagcagcaatgtcgcgatacgataaaccgcaatcgcgataggctacaatccgacctttatcaaagccggaaaggtggtgttacgcatttctcctccttacacgaggcaccacaacaacgtttcaccgtacaacgcccgtcaactgctgtttgtgtatgagaaatcggttggaaactttcctcatgtcagcacgttgtaggtgtcaccaccggcgccaaccttgtgtgaatgctctgaaaagctaatcatttgcatatcacagcatcttcttcctgtcggttatatttcacgtctgtagcacgtcatcttcgtggtgtagcagttttaatggccagtagtgtatatacagtgtATTGCGCAATGGTGAAAGCAGAGCAGGTGTGCTGAGTGGAGGGGTGTGTTGCAGGACGGTGGTGCATGAGCAGTACTGCATGTGCCGGCCGCGCACCAAGCTGGAGCGCAGGCTGGTGCTGGTGGTGGCGGCGCTGGGGCTGCTAGTCGTGGGCCTCCTCATTGGGCTCGTCCTCGCGCTCGCCAGGCACAGCCCCGACGTCGACTGCAAGGACGTCATCGCAGCCGCTCACCTCAAACTGTTCCGCGTCTGAAGCTGACACCACTTTTTCTACATACACGCGAAACAATATTCGTTTCGCAATGTACGATGTATTTATGGTTTAACTTTTGTATGTCCTGgatgaaatatttattaattacGTACGACTGTTGACATCCCGTGTTCCAAATGAGCTGCTGCCACGCGAACGTCCTGAAAATCCCTGTCAGCAGTGTACCTTCTGGCCGCGTTGGCGCGGTGCGATGCGTCTTCGTTCTAAAAGTCCCTTTGTTGCAATTCTCAAATCCCAAGGGCTTATATCGCACTTAGGCATTGAGTAATTACAACAAAATAGCTttcgcaaaaacagacataatgtctgataaaATAGCCGCAGccagtgattttacaatgtaacttttaatccgtcttgattgcaaaatgtttattcgtatgaccggtttcggttcctctataaccatcttcagatctgtaaagatAATGATGTTATGTTAGGTAATGttaaccggggacccagaaacgacggagaggctccggcTCCGCCGCtgccgcaatggtccacaaccccacgacgactaccgcagtccacttcacccctccgccgccccacaccgaacccagggttattgtgcggttcggcccccggtgccccccccccccccccccagggaacgtctcacaccagacgtgttgcgtggtagagtaatggtggtgtacgcgtgcgtggagaacctgtttgcgcagcaatcgccgacatagtgttgctgaggcggaataaggggaaccagcctgcattcgccgaggcagatggaaaaccgcctaaaaaccatccacagactggccggctcaccggacctcgacacaaatccgccgggcggagtcGTGTCGGAGACCGGTGCTCCTTCCTGCCGGAAAGCAGTGCatgagaccgcacggccaaccgggcgaatgatactaatttactacttCACGAATGCGAACCTTTTTCATcttatctaatcaacatcaaatgtaccagaacgtacctgacaTTTAGGTTACAACAGTAACCCGTTCtaatacagcaactttcacatgctgcgccGCATAAAATTGGTTgacagaatgcacgtcatttataatgtaacaaatgtaccagacgccacctgtccctaaaagtgttataattaatataaatgacgtgcattctgccaaccaattttatgtgatgcagcatgtgaaagttgttgtatttggacgggttactcctgtaaccgaaatatcaggtacgttctggtacatttgattttGATTAGATAAAATGAAAAAGGCTCGCATtcatgaaatagtaaattagtatcattatctttacagatctgaagatggttctagaggaaccgaaaccccTCATATGAATAAacgttttgcaatcaagacggattgaaAGTTACATTGTAAAATAGCTTTCGTTCGAAATTTCCATCCTTAGTACAAAAAAATTACTGCAAGCAAGTTGCCTGCCTGATTAGACACAGAAACGTGTTATTCGTTTTAATATGCAAAGAAAACAGGATTCGTAGTGATCAATACCATGGTGTAGAAAAAGCATTCTTCCTGTGGAGGACGATATTATAACGTCGTTACATTCTTCTGTCACCCCATAGTGTGTCTGGAAGTATAGTACTAGAAAACGCGACTGAGAATGTTATACCGCTAAAGATCATGAAACAGAAGAAGGAGTGGGAATTTTTTTCTGGGCTAAGATTGATGTATGTATCACTCTTACTCGATAAAGTTAATGTCTGCAAAATCATATGTCAATTTGATAGTAATAGTGATCAATACCTATAATAGCTCTCTAATTGTGTACTAAATCTACCCAGTGACAAATAAACGCTGACGAGATTAGTGAATTCTGACTCTTAAATATTGCAGAGCCGCTTACAAGCTACATTTCAAGTTAGTCAATGAGATACATCCGGAATTTCAAGACTGCTTATGTTATTTAGGAATGCCTGATCAAGTAACAAGTTAAAGCTGACCAACAGTACGGACACAAAAAGGAAATTACTTACATGGTAATTTATGACAGAGGTTATTTATAGCAATGAAATACTTGTAAGGAAATTTACTATAGCAATAAAATCAGCTGTTAGCTGTAAACATTACATATCCTTTGAGTACCTACATTTGTGCCATAGTTATAAAACAATCAACAAACAGATCAAGATCCGGAACAAAATGCGGCTGGAAACGTAATTTATCAAATTTCTGTATGACAAGCTGTGCCTCGCAATTGCGGGCCATCGCGCATTTAAATCATAAATGTATGTCTGAGTGAAGCTActcatgtaccaccacaataaaatgaaaacagtgaataGTAGAGGAAGTGTGAACGAGAACAGTGGCATATTGAAATTTACAAAACAATGTCAAGTTTTATTAACCCATTAGGACACtaccgcccattaaaattgctagaccaagaagaaatgtagatgattaacgagtattcattggacaaatatattatactagaactgacatgtgattacattttcacgtaatttgggtgcatagatcctgagaaattagtataaagaacaaccacctctggccgtaataacggcgttgatacacctgggcattgagtcaaaatggttctgagcactatgggacttaacatctgaggtcatgagtcccctagaacttagaactacttaaacctaactaacctaaggacatcacacacatccatgcccgaggcaggattccaacctgcgaccgtagcggtcgcgcgattccagactgtggcgcctagaaccactcggccactccggccggcgggcattgagtcaaacagagcttggatggcgtatacaggtacagctgcccatgcagcttcttcacgataccacagttcatcaagagtagtgactggcgtattgtgacgagccagttgctcggccaccattgaccagacgttttcagttggtgagagatctggagaatgtgctgcccagggcagcagtcgaacattttctgtatccacaaaggcccgtacaggacctgcaacatgcggtcgtgcattatactgctaaaACGTAGGTTTTTGCAGtcatcgaatgaaggggagagccacgggtcgtaacacatctgaaatgtaacttccactgttcaaagtgcgcgtcaatgcgaataagaggtgaccgagacgtgtaaccaacggcaccccataccatcacgccgggtgatacgccagtatggcgatgacgaatacacgattccaatgtgcgttcaccgcgatgtcaccaaacacggatgcgaccatcacgatactgtaaacagaacctggattcatccgaaaaaatgtcgttttggcattcgtgcacccaggttcgtcgttgagtacaccatcgcaggcgctcctgtcttcggtgcagcgtcaagggtaaccgcagccacggtctccgagctgatagtccatgcttctgtgcaaacgtcgtcgaactgttcgtgcagatggttgttgtcttgcaaacgtccacatctgttgactcagggatggagacgtggctgtacgatccgttacagccatgcggataagatgcctgtcatctcgactgctagtgatacgagaccgttgggatccaacacggcgttcacgtattaccctcctgaccccaccgatcctatattctgctaacggtcattggatctcgaccaacgcgagcagcaatgtcgcgatacgataaaccgcaatccagataggctacaatctgatctttatcaaagtcggaaacgtgatggtacgcatttctcctccttacactgggtgttgtgtgatgtccttaggttagttaggtttaagtagttctaagttataggggactgatgaccatagatgttaagtcccatagtgctcagagccattctcctccttacacgaggcatcacaacaacgtttcaccaggcaaccccggtcaactgctgtttgtgtatgagaaatcggttagaaactttcctcatgtcagcacgtcgtaggtgtcgccaccggcaccaatcttgtgtgaatgttctgaaaagctaatcatttgcatgtcacagcatgttcttcctgtcggttaaatttcgcgtctgcagcacatcatcttcgtggagtagcaattttaatggccagtattgtaactacaactagctgataaatcctacactaaaatgtaaaacaaaaatcaGATAAGGAATAGTGTTCGATAGGCAAAGCATATATTGGAGTGGAAGCTGTAAAAAACCTCccatgaattaatcccttttacaacgaaATCTGACTCTGTTtatatgaatccactgtgaggcctaACTCTATTTTATATGGAATCAACTACGATCAACTATACCACACTCTACGGCTTACCTGAGAACAGGgaactgtgaatatcatttaacaaccctacactGGTGAAGcagtactttaccctttcaccttgattcaggcggcagcagaaaacggcgcgctgTAGGAGACAAACGGTGACTGCGGCAACTGTAATATTCTGACGGGTCCACGAAAGTATGCGAACTACAcggtctggcgttctgattatcagaacgcaggaaacttccctatcagagccctgaaatacccacagatttcagtgtgaggtgcacccattcGCTGATCTGGCCAAACCATTTTGACTCACAGTCACGATGGTGCAAGCTGCAATTGTGCAACGTCAGTTGGCCGATGCAGGACGAATAAGTTCAACCTCGTGGCACACGGTATGTCCAAGATAATATGCAAATCCACTGCCTGTtgtgacgtatatatatatatatatatatatatatatatgttcggtgcctacagtgttacgtctttcagtgtcacacaaatgtttatttttaaaggggatcatttaagactatttccatgggttcgcccctcaaatttctcccccatatcacaaaattgtcgtctgaggtagtacaactgaaaaaataaatttcttttaaagcacagt is a window from the Schistocerca americana isolate TAMUIC-IGC-003095 chromosome X, iqSchAmer2.1, whole genome shotgun sequence genome containing:
- the LOC124556632 gene encoding uncharacterized protein LOC124556632 translates to MKRTNDQIEDAPRTLDIHTLTSAPSTYGSMQMGSAGNISQVSTVVHEQYCMCRPRTKLERRLVLVVAALGLLVVGLLIGLVLALARHSPDVDCKDVIAAAHLKLFRV